aatgtgttttgattttcatTCTCGTCGACGGATTTTGTCAAACGAGAAcatttgtaacattgttttttatcatttaagTGCCTAGTTATAtttaaccaataaataaataaatacttcagtGTCCCACACAGCCACAtattctgttacattttaaactataatTCATTGGCGTGTCTGTAATTGCAACAATAGTTGTTTTGTAGATCTTTATCAGCATGCATTGGTGGCATTTCCGTCTCTATTAAATTAGGTTTACGAGCCCTACTGCTAGCCCACTTTAGAAACTTGCTTTTATAAGgatcaacttttttttcccccagaagtAATTGGCGTATTCTAGTGTATGAATAATTATTGCtggtattttgtattttcagtgtaCTGTACTTCCATACTAGGGAAGAATTGCACAACTGTCACACCACTGAAACCAGCAGATTCGTTACATTCTTATTCTAATCCAGTGCGACACAAACACGGTGCATCCGGATTTAATACAGATCTGTAAAAACCTTGAATCGTGATCATGGAAGCTTACATTATGAAAGGTTGTTTAAAAATGGGCACGGGAGTGTACATTCAAATAATCAAACGCCAGTGGATAATTATTAGGAATGATCACTAGGGCTGTGCTCGGAGGTTCTTCGCCAGTCGGGGATTCGAAGTTGTTTAAGGCGGATTCACGCActgtatgttgttgttgttttttttttttttttttcccccctttcctTCTTCctattaacagaaactgtttgacaatgtatttattaaatcacaCATTACATGCCATtcacatgcaaaattcgatcattttattgtataatgcatattaggtaaacaaaagttgttaataAAATCCGCTACCACATCGTTGATACATTACCTACAACTGAAGCAGGGtagtatccaaagcagtgggCGGGTGCCTCTAGTGGCTGtgttgcttcagtaaaatatgtactgactACCTCCAGTACAACAAAGACAGTGTAatagaagtgctatggtagaatatgtttgaaacattcaaaatatacggtaacactaataattttaatttcgaaaactgatgTATTacagttgcttattttctgtaatgtgtGTGGCTAAcatactttgactacagtacatttatcggtgacagttaccgagagcctattaggtgggagttggaagatGAGGGCAGTACTGTGCCAGctaatcaggagtgtgtattggatgtTAAGGGGCGGAACAATGCTGGTGTGACGTAGGTGTTTTTCtgtacctcagaatatcagcttgatttctgtaaaaactacaatatatcctactgttattttttttttttttttatctcactgtaacttgtttgtttgtcatttatcTGCAAGAAAAACCGAAACTAAATCATCCCATATATAGTaaccacattgtttttatttgtacgggaattaattgaactaaaaacaaaacaacaaaaccacctataaaaacttcagaaggactgctgttctgtactcagtttaaattggattttatttaagaactgtactaccataaaataaaatgtgcttttgctAGATTGAGgatcccgtctcttcgggggggggggggggggggggggggggttacatgtACATAgcgcgtttttttgttttttttagtagagggagaaaaaaaaatacattcatttttctttattgtatagcggcgtttattcgaagACGGTCTCTATTGTAAAGCTGATATATCGTCAATaagagggcgtctttaattcgaggcCGTAGCCAAgttgaagtaatacggtaattTCAAGTAGGCTTCAAACTTGTCAGCGGACTGTCGCTCTTTAGCGCGCAAGAATTTGCAAATTTAATACAGCTGGATTGAGAATTTAACAAGAAAGCAGTTTGAGATTTTCAATTAGAGGTACCGGCGCAATGACTACACGCCCAGAGGTTCCGGGGCTGAGtcccggcacaaattaagcactgcaaaGCACCACttagttaaagtaagttattgcttttcatatgtttgatattgcaattgtattattatatttttctgtgttttggaagacttcgatattatcgatatcgaaaTACGTGACGTGCACGATTGATACAAGGGTGGGGATTAATAACCcctaattaattatattattattagtcttattattattattattattattattattataaagactAGTGTACTAACTGTAAAAAAGCTTCGCCTAAAAGAATACATAActgttcatattttatttgtacttgtCACAGTAATTTATAATTACCCTTTCTCCAAAAGCATAATTGAATAATTTGCACTGTTTAATGGAAATACCATCATCTGTCCagtatttttgtgtaaatatatcTCCTTTTAATTTATCTGTTCAACATCCAATATCATAGTTTTAACTTCACGGTGTTGTACATGCATTCTTTTGGTCGATAGTTTAACAAttccaatgtgtgttttttttttttttttttttttgtggtgttgttaCATTAATGTtgccaaaacataaaaaaacgaATGAATGAGTAAATGGCCTTCGCAAAACGCTAGAGTGACATCTTGAAATGACCAGGCTTCAGGTGAGGAAAAGGGATTGAGATGACAACCAAACACCAATATCAAGATCAGGTTCTGACCTCGCCTCTCAACCATAGTGAACTTAATATTGAATGTATTGTGCACAGTTACCGTTGcagtatgcattttaaaaaaatgacatttaaaaccgATTGAGTTCATTCATCCCAGATGACACTGCTGCACGTGACACCAGGCAGACCATATCCTGGCAACCGGAGTAGCAACTGTCTCGCTTGAGAATAATAGTTGTATTTACTGACTTTTATTGTGGTGCATCTGCTACAATCTGACCAGAAAGAATGAAGACGCTCATTCCAGGACTGCAGCCATACATTTAAACATACCAACAAGTTTCCAGATAGACCAGAATTGCCCAAAACAGCCgagaaattactttgttttatcAAGTGATCCTGAAAGATAGTAAATGGCACAGCAAGTTACATCTTACAGacattgttttaatgtacagctataaccaaaagttttgcatcaccctatagaattaacaaattttgcttcataaagttgaatgaaacctgctgaataatgttacgttatcaTAGTAATGTTATGatcattgaattacataccgctttgtagttatCCATATACTAACGAAATACTTTACTACTAAGACAaagtttgaaaaatgtaacattttgatatCTAACATGAACCACTGTACTAATAGTATGGCTCCTGGTAGACTTTTGACATATCATTCTGTAtgttctttaattacatgatgttaaataaaatatctcaatcctaaaattctaggtgatgcaaaacgttatggccatagctgtatatggacatgatactgtctctttaaagatataaaaataatacatatttaaaaaaacaatatgtcatTAGAAATGTAGTTCGTGTTTGTTAGCCAAATAAATATCAGATTCATTTGTATATGTTGACTGCAAGTCATTACATTTGTCCGAAAATGCTTTCCGGAAGCACTCAAGTGAATTTGGGCTCAGCCTATGTAACGTAGATGGATTAATTGAATTTACCAGGTTTCCATTTGCTTTTCAGACTCAGCATCCATTGTTCTGTTGTTCTCTGAGTGGCAGAAAATCATGGGAAGTGGTATGTACTTTAATATTAAActgaataattttatataaacGGCTTCTGATTTTACTGCATGTGTCAAATGTAAGTCACTCTCAtcctttttcttttgcatatttaaaaagataactaGATACAGTACGCTACGTAAATACTGTCAGCATCTTCTAGAGCCTGTGCTGGGTCAGCGAAACTGCTGGTGTAATTGCTGCAAATCAACAATATGGATAGACTTATAGTAATTTATAACAGGGAGCCATTCTCCTCAAATcttttcaaatatataattaGGATAGTACAATTTATGGTTTGTCAacttttttgttaactttttatttggttttatttgcaggttactgacaaaaataaaataagagtaGTAAATACAAACTAAATTAGAGGCAAAATAAAAAGATCCAGAGAAAACAAACTCTCTTCTCTTGTGTAAGGGTGTAGTTTAGTGAAATAATGCAGAGGGAGTTGTTTTTATTCACAACTGTTCCGCATGTTTGCAGTAATTTTATACGGTCCATTGTTTAGTGTCGTACTTTTGTATTGTTTATGGCTGTGTGGGTGTTCCCTTCAGTAAAGGCCAACAATTATGAGAAATTCGAGACAACCATTGAcctataaaatgaaatgttaactGCCACGATTTAGCAGCAGTGAGGTTGAGCAGAAATATTgggtgaaaaaaagaaaggtagtCTGTAATTTCTTAGAGATGTGGAAAAGcactttatttgttttgcagctcACATAAACATATAATAGGCAGAAATTGGGCCTCGGGCCTTTTAAAAAATTAGTAAAGCATTTTCTTGCCAACTGTATTGTTCCTGATATTGCATAAATTTCAATTGGTGGCTATGAGTCTGTGACACTTTCAGTTATGTAAGTATGAACACAACTTTTACGTATGTAGTTTCTACCCAAAGACAAAAAGAAGTGGGTAATTGTATTGAAATTCATTTTTGACTATATTGTAATGTAGGTAAAGGATTAGGGCTAAACTGTGCTCTTTCTcattaaaaatgctttgatttCCATCTACACAATACAAGAAGAGCCGGCAGGTTTTACCTCCCAGTTTCTGATTTTCATGATTGCCGCTCTGATTCTCAACTTGTATAAAGAAGCACTTTGATTATTGTTAGATGAATTGTTCAAGTCAAGGCAGAAGTGATATTTTGACAGAgtaaatgtgttatgttttaacAGCGCTTGTCTATGTACTCGGACGGTGAATCCCAAAATGGGGTATGTGGGATGGTTTCAGGGGGCACGGCACATACAGGAATATTCTCTCTCAAATGGTCATGACACCTGGGAAAGCAACGTACTTGGGATTATTTTAACTAACATTTATTAACTCCATGGCAGCCCAATAGAACATTTATAGTCCCATATACTTTTTTATGTTCTCAGTTTTCCTGTCACCAAACCAAGCCAACTCAGTTCTGAAAAGGTTCCCAAGAGCAAACGGCCTGCTTGAAGAAATAAAACAGGGGAACATTGAGCGGGAATGTCGGGAGGAAACCTGCTCCTATGAGGAAGCAAGAGAGGCATTTGAAAACGATGAAAAAACAGTGAGTGAATAAACAGTGTTTAGGATTTCCAGTAGTTGGAGGCAGCCTTTATTGTACCAGAGCAAGctgtaaaggaaagaaaaaaaagtgcattatataAGCACCTGTCCAatttcttttgtagtatttgGTGTCAGACTTGCGCTGTAAGAAAACTGATCAAGCTTCCACCAATTGTAATTGCATAAAGGAAATTTGGGGaggttatatataaaaactaaaactttctATATCATCCTATTAATCACTCTGATGAATTACTCTCGCAGATTGTATTATGGTCTGGTTTATTGGCACATTTCAAGTGTCTATTTTAATTGTCTATTTAAATGTAACCCTTATTATGAAATTGGCATATCCGAGTGTATAGGTAATAGTAATGTATGGCTTGCAGACACTAAACCGATCAAGGCAAAGAAAAACTGTTTCTCAAATGATTTGGGTACAAAGATCTGGCACAGGTACATTTTTGAAAAGTTATTGACTGTGGTGAAAGTTGTGTCTATAGCCAAAGGCATAAATGTATAACTGCAAGAAAAAATCACAGCCAGTTTGTGATGAACGTGAAGGCTGTTTCTGAAGCAAAAATCAtgatatattatacacacaatcTGTGTTCACTCCCTATTTGTACTGTTTCATTTATTGTAATTCATGACACCTTAAAAAAGCATCTCTTCTTGATATAATAAGGCATATATGTCTTGCTTTAAACTGAATGAAATAATTTAGTGACTGATGTGAagtttagtttaaacatttaaggATGGTAAGAGTTTAGTAGTTAACTAGACAGAGAATGTAGCACCCTGACAGTATAGTAATGgaagcctgtctgtgtgtttgcttCTCCAGAGGGAGTTTTGGTACGAATACAGTAAGGAATTGAACGGCGACAACGGTTTCAGTGTAGATGGAAATCGCTTCCATTCTGTCTACCTTATCGTCCCCCTCCTGGCAGGCCTCCTTGTGATAATCGTTGTCTTGGTAGCTATTTGGCACTGCCACTCCCGAAAGATGTTTCAAAGAGGGACCACTTTCAGCGAGCGGAGGCATCAACGGAGCCAGGCTGACAGAAGCATGTCTCTGGTAGACATGGATCATCGAGGCCACGTCTCTTACCATCCTGGCACTTCTCCTCAATCTGACATGAGCACAAGCAGCGGCCTAACCGCGGCATCCCCTGCATACATGGGGGCGGATCTGGCGCCAGGGAGACTGTCAAATGGAGAGCCGCCCCCTTCATATGAAGAAGCCACAGGACACACTGATGTTCGGATTGAAACAGCAGGGCCACATACAGATCTGCCTCCCCAGTACGAGGACATAATTAACACCAGTGTGACTGTAAGCAATGTGAAATAACTAGCTGTTGATAAGGTTTGTCTTTTTACCAAAAGTCAGTATATTTAAGCACTTCAGaactaatattataataattatatatatttcttttaatatgaCCATTTCCCCACACAGTCCTGGGAATAAGGCTAgctgcatgtactgtaaatgccAGCATTTCAGTTATGTGACTACTCTGTAATCTGTTGAAGATTGTAAATAACAAAGTttcagatagaaaataaaaaaaataaaaaaaatgtaaaagttagGCTAGAAATTAATTGTAAAGCCTTTATGCATAGCACTgtcaaaaaaagacattttaactgCTGGAGTatgctttaaaacaaatgaaactgtGAAGGTATAGGCTGTTTTGTGTTATAATTCATGTCTGAAGTAGCCAATAACTCCCTTGAACATTTTAAAGTTCAAAAGACCCACTTTAGCACAAACGTTTTTAAAATCAAAGAGGAACATCAGGTGCATAATGCAGTTCCAATGTTTGAGTGAGTGTTAGCCCACCACAGGTCACAGCGTTCTATTGTTAATAGACAAATACTGCTGCCATTAAAATAATTCAAGCAGTATTTAATATTCCTAGTCTGCACCACCATTGGGTAATGTTTTATGTATAGCCAATCCCCCCAGCCAGGGTCTTATATAATTTTTGTGTATCTTGAGCATTTTACCTAGATCAGGTACTGGATTTCAGATATACTAAAacttaatttgcattttaatttcagttaaGGAAAGCTTAGTCAAGTCAAACATTTAAAGTCAAACATTTGCCATTTTGAATTTTCAAATGTTCTTCTAGATTTTTGGATTTGGTCTTTGTT
The Polyodon spathula isolate WHYD16114869_AA chromosome 9, ASM1765450v1, whole genome shotgun sequence genome window above contains:
- the LOC121320573 gene encoding transmembrane gamma-carboxyglutamic acid protein 1-like; amino-acid sequence: MGSVFLSPNQANSVLKRFPRANGLLEEIKQGNIERECREETCSYEEAREAFENDEKTREFWYEYSKELNGDNGFSVDGNRFHSVYLIVPLLAGLLVIIVVLVAIWHCHSRKMFQRGTTFSERRHQRSQADRSMSLVDMDHRGHVSYHPGTSPQSDMSTSSGLTAASPAYMGADLAPGRLSNGEPPPSYEEATGHTDVRIETAGPHTDLPPQYEDIINTSVTVSNVK